Proteins encoded together in one Pseudomonas sp. ADAK13 window:
- a CDS encoding isochorismatase family protein, translating into MAVTSLDPNTALIIVDLQKGIAEYPFIHPIGGVVERSRALLDAFRERGLPVVLVNVTGFAPGRTERPRRSDVFPPGWTDLLPELGQQPGDLVVTKRTWGAFASTDLEARLKALGVTQVVITGVATGTGVESTARQAYEAGFNVTLAIDAMTDANAEAHHYSLNQIFPKLGETGTAQHIIGLLETRGA; encoded by the coding sequence ATGGCCGTCACCTCGCTGGATCCCAACACCGCGCTGATCATCGTGGACTTGCAAAAAGGCATCGCCGAGTACCCGTTCATCCACCCCATCGGCGGTGTGGTCGAACGCTCCCGTGCACTGCTCGATGCGTTCCGTGAACGTGGCTTGCCGGTGGTGCTGGTCAACGTCACAGGCTTTGCACCCGGGCGCACCGAGCGGCCACGGCGCAGCGATGTGTTTCCACCGGGATGGACCGACCTGCTGCCTGAACTCGGTCAGCAACCCGGCGACCTTGTGGTGACCAAACGCACCTGGGGCGCCTTCGCCAGCACCGATCTTGAGGCGCGGTTGAAGGCGCTCGGCGTGACCCAAGTGGTGATCACCGGGGTGGCCACCGGCACCGGCGTCGAGTCCACCGCCCGCCAGGCCTATGAAGCGGGTTTCAACGTAACCCTGGCCATCGACGCCATGACCGATGCGAACGCCGAAGCCCACCACTACAGCCTGAACCAGATCTTTCCGAAGCTGGGCGAAACCGGTACGGCGCAACACATCATCGGCTTGCTTGAAACAAGGGGTGCGTGA
- a CDS encoding MarR family winged helix-turn-helix transcriptional regulator, whose product MNRSSNTPETHSAAALAAELRISLGKLIRRLREQTHPNDFTSAQKSVLLRLDRDGPSTVSALARAESVRPQSMRITVAGLETMKAVTGKPDPSDGRQTLIELTPGFRKHLIASRAAKDDWLLRALQEQLSADEQAELAAAVKLLERLADF is encoded by the coding sequence ATGAACAGATCCTCCAACACCCCAGAAACCCATTCCGCCGCCGCCCTGGCCGCCGAACTGCGCATCTCCCTGGGCAAGCTGATCCGCCGGCTGCGGGAACAAACCCATCCGAATGATTTCACCTCCGCCCAGAAGTCGGTGCTGCTGCGCCTGGACCGTGACGGCCCCAGCACCGTCTCGGCCCTGGCCCGGGCCGAGAGCGTGCGCCCGCAGTCCATGCGCATCACCGTGGCCGGGCTTGAAACGATGAAAGCCGTCACGGGCAAACCCGACCCCAGCGATGGGCGCCAAACCCTGATCGAGCTGACACCCGGCTTTCGCAAACACCTGATCGCCAGCCGGGCCGCCAAGGACGATTGGCTGTTGCGGGCGCTGCAGGAGCAACTGTCTGCCGACGAACAAGCCGAACTCGCGGCGGCCGTAAAGCTGCTGGAGCGCCTCGCCGATTTTTGA
- a CDS encoding AraC family transcriptional regulator, producing the protein MNKPFAHRVVAPFTDELPAPLYFRAAQMQALTTYPWHRHPWGEFVYSFSGVMEIKLADEHFIVPPQFGLWLPPEAEHLALNRQEAYHSSLYIAQPLCEHLPDTACALTITPLIRALLDDLRASPPAPVQTEEDSRLLYVLLDKLKQTSRVGSYLPGSNDPVLSPILEALEQNPADARSLADWARLVNATERTLLRRCQRDLGMSLNHWKQRLKVMHSLSLLRSGVTVETLALDLGYSSSSAFISMFRKLTGETPDEYRKAKLGSVKDG; encoded by the coding sequence ATGAACAAGCCATTTGCCCACCGGGTCGTTGCGCCGTTCACCGATGAACTGCCGGCCCCCCTGTACTTTCGTGCCGCGCAGATGCAGGCCTTGACGACCTACCCGTGGCACCGCCATCCCTGGGGCGAGTTTGTGTATTCGTTCAGTGGTGTGATGGAGATCAAGCTCGCCGACGAGCACTTCATCGTGCCGCCGCAGTTTGGCCTGTGGCTGCCGCCCGAGGCCGAGCACCTGGCGCTCAATCGCCAGGAGGCTTATCACTCTTCGCTGTATATCGCGCAGCCGTTGTGTGAACACTTGCCGGACACGGCCTGCGCGTTGACGATCACCCCGTTGATCCGCGCCTTGCTCGACGACCTGCGGGCCTCACCGCCCGCGCCGGTGCAAACCGAGGAAGACAGCCGCCTGCTCTACGTGCTGCTGGACAAGCTGAAGCAAACCTCCCGCGTCGGCTCCTACCTGCCCGGCTCCAATGACCCGGTGCTGTCGCCCATCCTTGAAGCCCTGGAACAGAACCCGGCAGACGCCCGCTCCCTGGCCGACTGGGCGCGCCTGGTCAACGCCACCGAGCGCACGCTGCTGCGGCGCTGCCAGCGTGACCTGGGGATGTCGCTGAACCACTGGAAACAACGGCTCAAGGTGATGCACTCGCTGAGCCTGTTGCGAAGTGGCGTTACCGTCGAGACCCTCGCACTTGACCTGGGCTACAGCAGCTCCTCGGCCTTTATCAGCATGTTCCGCAAGCTCACGGGCGAGACACCCGATGAGTACCGCAAGGCAAAATTAGGGTCAGTCAAGGACGGTTGA
- a CDS encoding DMT family transporter has product MEKRQPIDGPAAVTMTVMCAIWGLQQVAIKVAAPDIAPIFQIALRSGIAAVLVGLILILRRNKMTLNLDTWRGGLLVGALFALEYVAVGEGLRYTSAAHMVIFLYTAPIFAAIGLHVRFPSERLTGVQWGGILLAFVGVIVAFFAPGESHASMADQRLGDALGLLGAAAWGATTVTIRCSRLAEAPAPLTLFYQLAGAFVILAALAWATGQTGVHFSAITVASLAFQTVVFSFLSLLVWFWMLGRYLGSRLGVLSFMTPLFGVVFGVWLLDETLQSSFIVGSVLVLVGIVVVSGHDLLRRRSGVMA; this is encoded by the coding sequence GTGGAGAAGCGTCAGCCGATTGATGGGCCCGCTGCGGTCACCATGACGGTGATGTGCGCCATCTGGGGCCTTCAGCAGGTGGCGATCAAGGTCGCCGCGCCGGATATTGCGCCGATCTTCCAGATCGCCCTGCGCTCCGGCATTGCCGCTGTGCTGGTGGGCCTGATCCTGATCCTGCGCCGGAACAAAATGACCCTGAACCTCGACACCTGGCGCGGCGGGCTGTTGGTGGGCGCGCTGTTTGCCCTGGAATACGTGGCCGTCGGCGAGGGGCTGCGTTACACGTCGGCCGCACACATGGTGATTTTCCTGTACACGGCGCCGATCTTTGCGGCCATCGGTTTGCACGTTCGATTCCCCAGTGAACGGCTGACAGGGGTGCAGTGGGGCGGCATATTGCTGGCGTTTGTCGGCGTGATCGTCGCGTTTTTCGCGCCGGGTGAAAGCCATGCCTCGATGGCCGATCAGCGCCTGGGCGATGCGCTGGGGTTGTTGGGCGCGGCGGCTTGGGGCGCCACCACGGTCACCATTCGTTGCTCGCGGCTGGCCGAAGCCCCGGCGCCACTGACGTTGTTCTATCAGCTGGCCGGGGCGTTTGTAATCCTGGCTGCATTGGCGTGGGCCACCGGGCAAACCGGGGTGCATTTCTCGGCTATTACGGTGGCCAGCCTGGCGTTCCAGACCGTGGTGTTCTCGTTCCTGAGCCTGCTGGTGTGGTTCTGGATGCTGGGCCGTTACCTGGGATCGCGGTTGGGTGTGCTGTCGTTCATGACGCCTTTGTTTGGCGTGGTGTTCGGTGTGTGGTTGCTCGACGAGACCTTGCAGTCATCGTTCATTGTGGGCTCGGTGTTGGTGCTGGTGGGGATTGTGGTGGTGAGTGGGCATGATCTTTTGCGGCGGCGCAGCGGGGTGATGGCATAA
- a CDS encoding DUF695 domain-containing protein — protein sequence MTYRGADSLTATERREQPFKIKVTWKYLSKRFGPEPRDRVPMEDMESLLLAAAKENGLAKWACTVTGGKQRQWIFYTRDDAVFIARIKSVLAPTGPYPIEFSARRESGLGTDVDTAQDSRLTPKKCME from the coding sequence ATGACCTACAGGGGAGCTGATTCACTTACCGCGACTGAAAGGCGCGAGCAGCCATTCAAGATCAAAGTCACCTGGAAATACCTTTCCAAGCGGTTCGGCCCGGAGCCCAGGGACCGTGTTCCCATGGAAGACATGGAGAGCCTGCTGCTGGCGGCGGCGAAGGAAAATGGCCTGGCGAAGTGGGCCTGCACGGTGACCGGTGGAAAGCAGCGGCAGTGGATCTTCTACACCCGGGATGACGCGGTGTTTATCGCACGAATCAAGTCGGTGCTGGCACCGACCGGGCCGTACCCGATCGAGTTCAGCGCACGCAGGGAGTCAGGCCTGGGCACCGACGTGGACACTGCGCAAGACAGTCGTCTGACGCCGAAAAAGTGCATGGAATGA